The following are encoded together in the Blautia obeum ATCC 29174 genome:
- the rpsO gene encoding 30S ribosomal protein S15 gives MISKEKKQAIMKEYARCEGDTGSPEVQVAVLTARIQELTEHLQTHHKDHHSRRGLLKMVGQRRGLLAYLKKTDIERYRALIEKLGLRK, from the coding sequence ATGATTTCAAAAGAAAAAAAACAGGCGATCATGAAAGAATATGCAAGATGCGAGGGTGACACAGGATCACCGGAAGTACAGGTTGCAGTTCTTACAGCAAGAATTCAGGAACTGACAGAGCATTTACAGACACATCACAAAGATCATCATTCCAGACGTGGTCTGCTGAAAATGGTTGGTCAGAGACGTGGACTTCTGGCATACCTGAAGAAAACAGACATCGAAAGATACCGTGCACTGATTGAAAAATTAGGTTTAAGAAAATAA
- a CDS encoding bifunctional riboflavin kinase/FAD synthetase, whose translation MEYVKIEGQFPKFSHCAVTLGKFDGIHRGHRKLIQTILNRKKEYGELAVVMAFVSDRQTILTSEERRILLEKMGVDILLECPLNDQIKHMKADVFIRQILKGDLQASCVVVGEDFRFGHERKGSPELLEKYGEKYDYETIVIAKEMEGNRKISSTYIREELKKGNMEKIADLLGSPFFTAGVIEHGRGMGHRDFFPTANIIPPKSKLMPPNGVYVTVSHLEDGDYPGITNVGYKPTVGENFLGVETNLFDCDLDLYGQKCRVDFYKYIRPEQKFTSFEALKAQIRRDIESGKNWFQEEKELVKTLSFGKK comes from the coding sequence ATGGAATACGTAAAGATTGAAGGACAGTTTCCAAAGTTCAGCCACTGTGCGGTAACACTTGGAAAATTCGATGGAATCCATCGTGGTCACAGGAAACTGATTCAGACGATCCTGAACAGAAAAAAAGAATATGGAGAACTGGCAGTGGTCATGGCGTTTGTTTCCGACAGACAGACGATCCTTACTTCAGAAGAACGTCGTATACTTCTGGAAAAAATGGGCGTGGACATACTGTTGGAATGTCCTCTGAATGATCAGATAAAGCATATGAAAGCAGATGTTTTTATCCGACAGATACTCAAAGGGGATCTTCAGGCTTCCTGTGTGGTTGTGGGAGAAGATTTCCGTTTTGGTCATGAGCGCAAGGGATCTCCGGAGCTTCTGGAAAAATATGGAGAAAAATACGATTACGAAACAATTGTGATTGCAAAAGAAATGGAAGGCAACCGTAAGATCAGCAGTACTTATATCCGTGAAGAACTGAAAAAAGGAAATATGGAAAAGATTGCAGATCTTCTGGGAAGTCCGTTTTTCACGGCAGGGGTCATTGAACATGGAAGAGGAATGGGGCATCGGGATTTTTTTCCAACAGCGAATATCATTCCACCGAAGTCGAAGCTGATGCCTCCGAATGGGGTCTATGTGACAGTATCGCATCTTGAGGATGGAGATTATCCGGGAATCACGAATGTGGGATATAAACCAACAGTCGGAGAGAATTTCCTTGGAGTAGAAACAAATCTGTTTGACTGTGATCTGGATCTTTATGGGCAGAAATGTAGAGTTGATTTTTATAAATATATTCGTCCGGAACAGAAGTTCACTTCTTTTGAGGCTCTGAAGGCACAGATCCGCAGAGATATTGAGTCCGGAAAGAACTGGTTTCAGGAAGAAAAAGAGCTGGTAAAAACTTTATCATTTGGCAAAAAATAG
- the nusA gene encoding transcription termination factor NusA, whose translation MNKELMEALDILEKEKNISKDTLLGAIEQSLIQACKNHFGKADNVHVTINPETCDFSVYAEREVKEFVDDPALEISLVDAQKINTNAELGDMIKVEIHSKEFGRIATQNAKNVILQKIREEERKVLYDQYYGMEKEVVTGIVQRVMGKNVSVNLGKADGILSENEQVKGEEFEPTERIKVYILEVKDTPKGPRILLSRTHPGLVKRLFESEVAEVKDGTVEIKSIAREAGSRTKIAVWSNDPDVDPVGACVGMNGARVNSIVEELRGEKIDIINWDENPAILIENALSPAKVIAVMADPDEKTALVVVPDYQLSLAIGKEGQNARLAARLTGFKIDIKSETQARESGELYDYDDEDEYYDEEEYSEEGAVESEETETEETEEVSEETTVEE comes from the coding sequence ATGAACAAAGAGTTAATGGAAGCCCTGGATATCCTGGAAAAAGAAAAAAACATCAGCAAGGATACATTACTGGGTGCGATTGAGCAGTCCCTGATCCAGGCTTGCAAAAACCATTTTGGTAAAGCAGATAATGTGCATGTGACGATCAATCCGGAAACATGTGATTTCAGCGTTTACGCAGAACGTGAAGTAAAGGAATTCGTAGATGATCCGGCACTGGAAATTTCCCTGGTGGATGCACAGAAAATCAATACAAATGCAGAACTGGGAGATATGATCAAAGTTGAGATCCATTCTAAAGAATTCGGCCGTATTGCAACGCAGAATGCAAAGAACGTAATTCTTCAGAAAATCCGTGAGGAAGAACGTAAAGTCCTTTATGATCAGTATTATGGAATGGAAAAAGAAGTTGTCACAGGTATCGTACAGCGTGTAATGGGCAAAAATGTCAGTGTAAATCTTGGCAAGGCAGACGGTATCTTGAGTGAGAACGAGCAGGTGAAAGGTGAGGAATTTGAGCCTACAGAAAGAATCAAGGTTTATATCCTTGAAGTCAAAGATACACCGAAAGGACCTCGTATCCTTCTGTCCAGAACACATCCGGGACTTGTAAAACGTCTGTTTGAATCTGAAGTTGCCGAAGTGAAAGACGGAACTGTTGAGATCAAGAGTATTGCCAGAGAAGCAGGTTCCCGTACCAAGATTGCTGTATGGAGCAATGATCCTGATGTAGATCCGGTAGGTGCATGCGTTGGTATGAACGGTGCAAGAGTCAATTCCATCGTAGAGGAACTGCGTGGTGAGAAGATCGACATCATCAACTGGGATGAAAACCCGGCAATCTTGATTGAAAATGCACTGAGTCCGGCAAAGGTTATCGCTGTTATGGCGGATCCGGATGAAAAGACTGCACTGGTAGTCGTTCCAGATTATCAGTTGTCTCTTGCAATTGGTAAAGAAGGACAGAATGCACGTCTTGCGGCTCGTCTGACCGGATTTAAGATCGATATCAAGAGTGAGACTCAGGCAAGAGAGTCTGGAGAACTGTATGACTATGATGACGAGGATGAGTACTACGACGAAGAGGAGTACAGTGAAGAAGGTGCTGTAGAGTCAGAAGAAACAGAGACTGAAGAAACAGAGGAAGTTTCAGAAGAAACTACTGTTGAAGAATAA
- a CDS encoding DHH family phosphoesterase has translation MKNIAEVLEGVKTVGIGGHIRPDGDCVGSCMALYLYIRKYFPDIDVNVYLDHPKPIFGHIESIDEIKTEVEEERIFDLFITCDVSARDRLALADNLFEHAKKTVCIDHHVSNSGFADVNHIRGEVSSCCEVLYGILDPDKVDLAVATAVYTGMIHDTGVFQYSSTSPETMRIAGELMKTGIPFSRIIDESFYQKTYIQNQVMGRVLAESILLQNGTCIIGYLRKKDMDFYGVTGSDLDGIVSQLRLTRGVEVAIFIYELETQSFKVSLRSNGRVDVSKVAVFFGGGGHTRAAGCDLQGSMYDVINNITAEIEKQLTEEENA, from the coding sequence ATGAAAAATATAGCAGAAGTACTGGAAGGTGTGAAAACTGTCGGAATCGGTGGACATATCCGTCCGGATGGCGACTGTGTCGGCTCCTGTATGGCTCTGTATCTGTATATCAGAAAATATTTTCCGGATATTGATGTGAATGTTTATCTGGACCATCCGAAGCCGATCTTCGGACATATTGAATCTATCGATGAAATAAAAACAGAAGTGGAAGAAGAAAGAATCTTCGATCTTTTTATTACCTGTGATGTAAGTGCCAGAGACCGTCTGGCACTTGCTGACAATCTGTTTGAGCATGCAAAGAAAACAGTATGCATCGATCATCATGTGAGCAATTCGGGATTTGCAGATGTGAATCATATCCGTGGAGAGGTTAGCTCCTGCTGTGAAGTACTGTATGGAATTCTGGATCCGGATAAAGTGGATCTTGCGGTTGCAACGGCTGTTTATACAGGAATGATCCATGATACAGGCGTTTTTCAGTATTCTTCTACATCACCGGAAACCATGAGGATTGCAGGAGAACTGATGAAGACGGGAATTCCGTTCAGCAGGATCATAGATGAATCTTTTTATCAGAAAACATATATCCAGAATCAGGTTATGGGAAGAGTTCTTGCAGAAAGTATTCTTCTTCAGAACGGTACATGCATCATCGGATATCTTCGAAAGAAAGATATGGATTTTTATGGCGTGACAGGAAGCGATCTGGATGGCATTGTCAGTCAGCTCCGACTTACCCGAGGCGTGGAAGTAGCAATCTTTATTTATGAGCTGGAGACACAGTCATTCAAAGTATCCCTTCGCTCCAATGGCAGGGTAGATGTGAGCAAGGTGGCAGTCTTCTTTGGAGGCGGTGGACACACCAGAGCAGCGGGCTGTGACCTGCAGGGCTCTATGTATGATGTGATCAATAATATTACAGCAGAAATTGAAAAACAGCTGACAGAAGAGGAGAACGCATAA
- a CDS encoding L7Ae/L30e/S12e/Gadd45 family ribosomal protein produces the protein MKNNNKVLSLLGLATKAGKIASGEFSTEKSVKSGKGFLVLVAADASENTKKKFRNMCEFYEVPVYFLADKEELGKFCGKEFRASLAVQDENFAKAMLKELEKMEQ, from the coding sequence TTGAAAAACAACAATAAAGTTTTATCACTGCTGGGGCTTGCCACAAAAGCAGGTAAGATAGCCAGCGGAGAATTCTCCACAGAGAAATCTGTGAAGAGCGGAAAAGGTTTTCTGGTACTGGTTGCGGCAGACGCATCCGAAAATACAAAGAAAAAATTCCGTAATATGTGTGAGTTTTACGAAGTACCGGTATATTTCCTCGCGGATAAAGAGGAACTGGGAAAATTCTGCGGCAAGGAATTTCGTGCCAGTCTGGCGGTACAGGATGAGAACTTTGCGAAAGCAATGCTGAAAGAACTTGAGAAGATGGAACAGTAA
- the rnpM gene encoding RNase P modulator RnpM: protein MKTKNKTPLRQCTGCREMKSKKEMIRVLRTPENEIVLDATGRKNGRGAYVCLSQECLEKAVKTRGLERSLKTAIPDEVYEDLKKELNDIEKQQ from the coding sequence ATGAAGACAAAGAATAAAACACCTCTGCGCCAGTGTACCGGCTGCAGAGAAATGAAAAGTAAGAAAGAAATGATCCGTGTACTGAGAACTCCGGAGAATGAGATCGTGCTTGATGCAACAGGCAGAAAAAACGGAAGAGGTGCGTACGTATGTCTTTCCCAGGAATGTCTGGAAAAAGCCGTAAAAACCCGGGGACTGGAACGGTCACTGAAGACCGCAATACCGGATGAGGTCTATGAAGACCTGAAAAAGGAGTTAAACGATATTGAAAAACAACAATAA
- the infB gene encoding translation initiation factor IF-2 → MPKSREHEPARIKEHLSQRGKEQITNVDNSRTDEKMVTTKPEAEKTEAPKKKKNIIRVYHAQNASDGGKNRPKRPASDKKPAARPQQKPQAVKPAEPVQQKPAAEAAPKKPQAAAPSETPETKKPTEIRQAAPVQNNSARPQRQEQSGYNNNRGQNRQNNRDGRDSGRDNRGGDNRGNRDFRGGEKRFSDRNGNNGQGRPNRDGNRPARPQGEGRPARQGDGNGRPMRGQGGRPQQGGQGRPGQGGNGRPDNRGEGRFGGNNRGGQRNGGGRRENDAVFTPELTKTSKDSKRERDRENKNKKKDFEKSGAGHNRPNQGGRRNLSRIPKALQKPTPQPKQEEKKPEVKEITLPEKMTIRELAEAMKMQPSVIVKKLFLEGTMVTVNHEIDFEKAQEIALDYDIIVEPEEKVDVIEELLKEDEEDEADMVSRPPVVCVMGHVDHGKTSLLDAIRDTHVTRGEAGGITQHIGASVVEINGQKITFLDTPGHEAFTAMRMRGANSTDIAVLVVAADDGVMPQTVEAISHAKAAGVEIIVAINKIDKPSANVERVKQELSEYELIPEDWGGSTIFVPVSAHTGEGIDTLLEMILLSAEVLELKANPNRAARGLVIEAQLDKGKGPVATILVQKGTLHVGDFIAAGACSGKVRAMMDDRGRRVKEAGPSTPVEILGLSDVPNAGEILMAFPSDKEAKSFAATFVTENKKHLLEETKGKLSLDNLFDQIQASDLKELPIIVKADVQGSVEAVKQSLTKLSNEEVVVRVIHGGVGAVNESDVSLAATSNAIIIGFNVRPDAMAKQLADQEGVDLRLYKVIYQAIEDVEAAMKGMLDPVYEEKVIGHAEVRQLFKASGVGTIAGSYVLDGIFQRNCKVRITREGEQVFEGELASLKRFKDDVKEVKAGYECGLVFDGFNDVKEEDKVEAYIMVEVPR, encoded by the coding sequence GTGCCGAAGAGCAGAGAGCATGAACCTGCCAGAATAAAAGAACATTTATCACAAAGGGGAAAGGAGCAGATTACCAACGTGGATAATTCCAGAACAGATGAAAAAATGGTAACAACTAAACCGGAAGCAGAGAAGACAGAGGCTCCCAAAAAGAAAAAAAATATTATTCGTGTATATCACGCACAGAATGCAAGTGACGGTGGCAAAAACAGACCGAAACGTCCGGCATCAGATAAAAAACCGGCTGCAAGACCGCAGCAGAAACCACAGGCTGTAAAACCGGCTGAACCGGTACAGCAGAAACCGGCTGCAGAAGCAGCACCAAAGAAACCGCAGGCAGCGGCACCGTCTGAGACTCCGGAGACAAAGAAACCGACAGAGATCAGACAGGCAGCACCGGTACAGAACAATTCTGCAAGACCGCAAAGACAGGAACAGTCCGGTTACAATAATAACAGAGGACAGAACCGCCAGAATAATCGTGACGGAAGAGATTCAGGCCGTGACAATCGTGGTGGAGATAACAGAGGAAACCGTGATTTCCGTGGCGGAGAAAAAAGATTTTCTGATCGCAATGGAAATAATGGACAGGGTCGTCCGAATCGTGACGGAAATCGTCCGGCCAGACCACAGGGTGAAGGTCGTCCGGCACGTCAGGGTGATGGAAATGGCCGTCCGATGAGAGGTCAGGGTGGACGCCCGCAGCAGGGTGGCCAGGGAAGACCAGGACAGGGCGGAAACGGAAGACCGGATAACAGAGGTGAAGGACGCTTTGGCGGAAACAACCGTGGCGGACAGAGAAATGGCGGCGGAAGAAGAGAGAATGACGCTGTATTTACACCAGAACTGACAAAAACATCCAAAGACAGCAAGAGAGAGCGTGACAGAGAGAATAAGAACAAAAAGAAAGACTTTGAGAAATCCGGTGCAGGTCATAACAGACCGAACCAGGGTGGAAGAAGAAATCTTTCTAGAATTCCGAAAGCTCTTCAGAAACCGACTCCTCAGCCAAAACAGGAAGAGAAGAAACCAGAAGTAAAAGAAATCACACTTCCGGAGAAAATGACAATCCGTGAGCTCGCAGAAGCTATGAAGATGCAGCCGTCTGTAATCGTTAAAAAACTGTTCCTGGAAGGAACTATGGTAACGGTAAACCATGAGATCGACTTTGAAAAAGCACAGGAGATCGCACTGGATTATGATATTATCGTAGAGCCGGAAGAGAAAGTAGACGTTATCGAAGAACTTCTGAAAGAAGACGAAGAAGATGAAGCGGATATGGTTTCGAGACCGCCGGTAGTCTGTGTCATGGGTCACGTTGACCATGGTAAAACATCTCTTCTGGATGCAATCCGTGATACACATGTAACCAGAGGGGAAGCAGGTGGAATCACACAGCACATTGGTGCATCTGTAGTTGAGATCAATGGACAGAAGATCACATTCCTGGATACACCGGGACATGAAGCATTTACTGCAATGCGTATGCGTGGTGCAAACTCCACAGATATCGCAGTACTTGTTGTTGCAGCAGATGATGGTGTTATGCCACAGACTGTTGAGGCAATCAGCCATGCGAAAGCAGCGGGTGTTGAGATCATTGTTGCAATCAACAAGATCGATAAACCAAGTGCAAATGTGGAAAGAGTAAAACAGGAACTTTCCGAATATGAACTGATTCCGGAAGACTGGGGTGGAAGTACTATTTTTGTACCGGTATCTGCCCATACAGGAGAGGGAATCGATACACTGCTTGAAATGATCCTTCTTTCTGCAGAGGTACTGGAACTCAAGGCAAATCCGAATCGTGCGGCAAGAGGTCTTGTTATTGAGGCTCAGCTTGATAAAGGTAAGGGACCGGTTGCCACAATTCTTGTACAGAAAGGTACACTTCATGTAGGCGACTTTATTGCAGCAGGCGCATGCAGTGGTAAAGTGCGTGCAATGATGGATGACAGAGGCAGACGTGTCAAAGAAGCAGGTCCTTCTACACCGGTTGAGATCCTTGGCCTCAGTGATGTTCCGAATGCAGGTGAGATCCTGATGGCATTCCCGAGCGATAAGGAAGCCAAGAGCTTTGCAGCTACATTCGTTACTGAAAACAAGAAACATCTGCTTGAAGAAACAAAAGGCAAACTTTCTCTGGATAACCTGTTTGATCAGATCCAGGCAAGTGACCTCAAAGAGCTTCCGATCATCGTTAAAGCAGACGTACAGGGTTCTGTCGAGGCTGTTAAACAGAGTCTGACCAAGCTGTCCAATGAAGAAGTTGTTGTTCGTGTGATCCACGGCGGTGTTGGAGCTGTCAATGAGTCTGATGTATCTCTGGCAGCTACATCCAATGCGATCATTATCGGATTCAATGTTCGTCCGGATGCTATGGCAAAACAGCTGGCTGATCAGGAGGGCGTAGATCTTCGTCTTTACAAAGTTATTTATCAGGCAATCGAAGATGTGGAAGCTGCTATGAAAGGTATGCTTGATCCGGTATACGAGGAAAAAGTTATCGGCCATGCAGAGGTTCGTCAGCTGTTCAAAGCTTCAGGTGTCGGTACAATTGCAGGAAGTTATGTTCTGGATGGTATTTTCCAGAGAAACTGCAAGGTACGTATTACACGTGAAGGCGAGCAGGTATTCGAAGGTGAACTTGCTTCTCTGAAGCGCTTCAAGGATGATGTTAAAGAAGTAAAAGCAGGATACGAATGTGGTCTTGTATTTGACGGATTCAACGATGTGAAAGAAGAAGATAAAGTAGAAGCTTATATCATGGTAGAAGTGCCAAGGTAA
- a CDS encoding polyribonucleotide nucleotidyltransferase has translation MYKSYSMELAGRTLTVDIGRVAKQANGAALMHYGDTTVLSTATASKEPREGIDFFPLSVEYEEKMYAVGKIPGGFNKREGKASEHAILTSRVIDRPMRPLFPKDYRNDVTLVNMVMSVDPECNPEIPAMLGSSIATCISDIPFDGPCATTQVGLIDGEFVINPSLAQKELSDLQLTVASTREKVIMIEAGANEVPEDTMIEAIYKAHDVNQEIIRFIDKIVAECGKEKHLYASCAVPEELFEAIKKIVPPEEMEEAVFTDDKQTREENIREITARLQDAFADNEEWLAVLGEAVYQYQKKTVRKMILKDHKRPDGRQITQIRPLAAEVDIIPRVHGSAMFTRGQTQICTMTTLAPLSEAQRIDGLDEFETSKRYMHHYNFPSYSVGETKPSRGPGRREIGHGALAERALVPVLPSAEEFPYAIRTVSETFESNGSTSQASICASTMSLMAAGVPIRKPVAGISCGLVTGATDDDYIVLTDIQGLEDFFGDMDFKVAGTHDGITAIQMDIKIHGLTRQIVEEAIRRTKEAREYILTEVMEKCIAAPRDHVNKYAPKIVQIQIDPQKIGDVVGQRGKTINAIIERTGVQIDITDEGAVSICGVDQHGMDEAKKMIKTIATDFEAGQIFEGTVVSIKEFGAFVEFAPGKEGMVHISKISDHRINRVEDVLTLGDKVKVICMGKDKMGRMSFSIKDVPEEV, from the coding sequence ATGTACAAAAGTTATTCTATGGAATTAGCCGGCAGAACACTGACTGTAGATATTGGTCGTGTTGCAAAGCAGGCAAATGGTGCAGCCCTGATGCATTATGGTGACACAACTGTACTTTCCACAGCAACAGCATCCAAAGAGCCAAGAGAAGGAATCGATTTCTTCCCCCTGAGCGTTGAATACGAAGAAAAAATGTATGCCGTAGGCAAAATCCCGGGAGGATTCAACAAGAGAGAAGGAAAGGCAAGTGAGCATGCAATCCTGACTTCCCGTGTTATTGACCGTCCGATGCGTCCTCTGTTCCCGAAGGATTACAGAAATGATGTAACTCTGGTCAACATGGTTATGTCTGTAGATCCGGAATGCAATCCGGAGATTCCGGCTATGCTTGGTTCCTCTATTGCAACCTGCATTTCTGATATTCCGTTTGACGGACCGTGTGCAACTACACAGGTAGGTCTGATCGACGGTGAATTCGTTATCAACCCGTCTCTGGCTCAGAAAGAACTTTCTGATCTTCAGCTGACAGTTGCTTCCACAAGAGAAAAAGTCATCATGATCGAAGCCGGTGCAAATGAAGTTCCGGAAGATACTATGATTGAAGCAATCTATAAGGCACATGATGTAAACCAGGAGATCATCCGTTTTATCGACAAGATCGTAGCTGAATGTGGTAAAGAAAAACATCTGTATGCTTCCTGTGCAGTTCCGGAAGAACTGTTTGAAGCAATTAAGAAGATTGTGCCTCCGGAAGAAATGGAAGAAGCTGTTTTTACAGATGACAAGCAGACAAGAGAAGAAAATATCCGTGAGATCACAGCAAGACTTCAGGATGCATTTGCAGATAATGAAGAATGGCTGGCTGTTCTTGGCGAAGCCGTATATCAGTATCAGAAGAAGACTGTTCGTAAGATGATCCTTAAAGATCACAAACGTCCGGATGGACGTCAGATCACGCAGATTCGTCCGCTGGCTGCAGAAGTTGATATCATCCCAAGAGTACATGGCTCTGCCATGTTTACACGTGGACAGACTCAGATCTGCACAATGACAACTCTGGCTCCTCTTTCTGAGGCTCAGAGAATTGACGGACTTGATGAGTTTGAAACATCCAAGAGATATATGCATCATTACAACTTCCCGTCTTATTCTGTAGGTGAGACAAAACCATCCAGAGGACCGGGACGTCGTGAGATCGGTCATGGTGCACTTGCAGAGAGAGCTCTTGTTCCAGTACTTCCGTCAGCAGAAGAGTTCCCATATGCGATCCGTACAGTATCTGAGACTTTTGAATCCAATGGTTCCACTTCTCAGGCAAGTATCTGTGCATCTACGATGTCTCTGATGGCAGCAGGTGTGCCGATCCGTAAACCGGTAGCAGGTATTTCCTGTGGTCTGGTAACAGGCGCTACAGATGATGACTACATCGTTCTGACAGATATTCAGGGCCTGGAAGATTTCTTTGGAGATATGGACTTTAAGGTTGCAGGTACACATGATGGTATCACTGCAATTCAGATGGATATCAAGATTCATGGTCTGACAAGACAGATCGTAGAAGAAGCTATCCGCAGAACAAAAGAAGCAAGAGAATATATTCTTACAGAAGTTATGGAGAAATGCATTGCAGCTCCTCGTGATCATGTCAACAAATATGCGCCGAAGATCGTACAGATTCAGATCGACCCTCAGAAAATCGGTGATGTAGTCGGACAGAGAGGAAAAACGATCAATGCAATCATCGAACGTACAGGTGTTCAGATCGACATCACAGATGAAGGTGCAGTATCTATCTGTGGCGTTGACCAGCATGGTATGGATGAAGCAAAGAAAATGATCAAAACAATTGCAACTGATTTTGAAGCAGGACAGATCTTTGAAGGTACAGTTGTCAGCATTAAAGAATTTGGTGCATTTGTTGAGTTTGCTCCTGGCAAAGAAGGAATGGTTCATATTTCCAAGATCAGTGATCACAGAATCAATCGTGTAGAAGATGTTCTGACGCTTGGCGATAAGGTAAAAGTTATCTGCATGGGTAAAGACAAGATGGGAAGAATGAGCTTCAGTATTAAGGATGTACCGGAAGAAGTATAA
- the rimP gene encoding ribosome maturation factor RimP, whose product MSRRDEYEQKAEALLAPIVEGQGFELVDVEYVKEAGNWYLRGYIDKPGGITVNDCEAVSRAFSDKLDENDFIEDSYIMEISSPGLDRPLKKEKDFARSMGKLVEIRTYRPIEKQKEFCGILNAYDESSVTIDEDGQLRTFDKKDIALIRLAIEF is encoded by the coding sequence ATGAGCAGACGGGATGAATATGAACAGAAAGCAGAAGCATTGCTGGCACCGATCGTTGAGGGCCAGGGATTCGAACTGGTAGATGTAGAATATGTGAAGGAAGCAGGAAACTGGTATCTTCGTGGATATATCGACAAGCCGGGTGGAATTACTGTTAACGATTGTGAAGCAGTCAGCAGAGCGTTCAGTGATAAACTGGATGAGAACGATTTTATTGAAGACAGCTATATCATGGAAATCAGTTCGCCGGGTCTTGACAGACCACTGAAAAAGGAGAAGGATTTTGCCAGAAGCATGGGTAAACTGGTAGAGATCCGGACCTATCGTCCAATCGAAAAGCAGAAAGAATTCTGTGGGATTTTAAATGCATATGATGAAAGCAGTGTGACGATCGATGAGGACGGGCAGTTACGCACATTTGACAAAAAGGATATTGCCCTGATCCGTCTGGCAATTGAGTTTTAA
- the truB gene encoding tRNA pseudouridine(55) synthase TruB, with the protein MDGVLNIRKEKGYTSFDVVAKLRGILHMKKIGHTGTLDPEAEGVLPVVLGKATKLVDLLTEKQKTYEALLHLGLETDTQDMTGTVLEEKPVEVTEEEVRTVIRSFLGEQQQIPPMYSALKVDGKKLYELAREGKTVERKPRAVQFYEIEIKKIELPYVRFSVTCSKGTYIRTLCHDIGQKLGCGGCMEELLRTRSGNFVWEDSMTLAQVEEAVRNGTIGDRVISIGQALKDYPEIFCTREGDRLLENGNALAERFVRGEHKEGWVRMCDSQGGFKGIYQWDEVKKRYQPQKMFL; encoded by the coding sequence ATGGATGGCGTATTGAATATCCGTAAGGAAAAAGGATATACTTCTTTTGATGTTGTTGCAAAACTCCGTGGAATCCTTCATATGAAGAAAATCGGACATACCGGGACACTGGATCCGGAAGCAGAAGGTGTGCTTCCGGTCGTTCTCGGAAAGGCAACGAAGCTGGTTGATCTTCTGACGGAAAAACAGAAAACATACGAGGCACTTCTTCATCTGGGGCTGGAAACAGATACCCAGGATATGACAGGAACGGTTCTTGAAGAAAAGCCTGTCGAAGTAACAGAAGAAGAGGTACGTACGGTGATCAGGAGTTTCCTGGGGGAACAGCAGCAGATTCCACCGATGTATTCTGCTCTGAAAGTAGACGGGAAGAAACTCTATGAACTGGCCCGTGAAGGTAAGACAGTAGAGCGAAAGCCGCGTGCTGTACAGTTTTATGAGATTGAGATTAAAAAGATAGAGCTTCCATATGTGCGATTTTCTGTGACCTGTAGTAAGGGAACATATATCCGTACATTATGTCATGACATCGGACAGAAACTCGGATGTGGCGGCTGTATGGAAGAATTGCTCCGCACCAGATCCGGGAATTTTGTCTGGGAAGATAGTATGACACTTGCGCAGGTTGAGGAAGCGGTAAGAAATGGTACAATTGGAGACCGGGTGATCAGTATCGGGCAGGCCCTGAAGGATTATCCGGAAATTTTTTGTACACGGGAAGGCGACCGCCTTCTGGAAAATGGAAATGCGCTTGCTGAGAGATTTGTCAGAGGAGAGCACAAAGAAGGCTGGGTGCGTATGTGTGACAGCCAGGGTGGATTCAAGGGAATTTACCAGTGGGATGAGGTGAAAAAACGCTATCAGCCACAGAAAATGTTTTTATAG
- the rbfA gene encoding 30S ribosome-binding factor RbfA, whose translation MRKNSIKNTRINGEVQKELSTIIRNEVKDPRIHPMTSVMAVEVAPDLKTCKAFISVLGNKEAKDATIQGLNKAEGYIRRQLAKNLNLRNTPEIRFILDESIEYGVNMSKLIDDVARRDASLGKTEEE comes from the coding sequence ATGAGAAAAAACAGTATTAAGAATACAAGGATCAATGGTGAGGTTCAGAAAGAACTCAGTACGATCATCAGAAATGAAGTCAAAGATCCTCGCATTCATCCAATGACTTCAGTCATGGCTGTGGAAGTTGCGCCTGATCTTAAGACCTGCAAGGCATTTATCAGTGTCCTGGGCAACAAAGAAGCAAAGGACGCAACGATCCAGGGCCTGAATAAGGCAGAGGGATATATCAGAAGACAACTTGCAAAAAATCTCAATCTGAGAAATACACCGGAGATACGTTTCATTCTTGATGAATCGATTGAGTATGGTGTGAATATGTCAAAACTGATTGATGATGTTGCCAGAAGAGATGCTTCTTTAGGGAAGACTGAGGAAGAGTAA